One window of the Candidatus Delongbacteria bacterium genome contains the following:
- a CDS encoding type II toxin-antitoxin system PemK/MazF family toxin, producing MVQSTQGRYFGNKIFVKEGRDKVAYKKSEIVYVNYDPTVGDEFPGNHLSIILKKNYDGNTYKVVPITSSSSGVGSHKVKLGRLMELPERLNQDVSYLSYEQVRTVDVKRIRSIIEGRFFLTEKNFQKVAIWCIGEYERIVPLDIAEVYYLQRYEKIIFSRIQANAFKMLKNGDDYQSCREMIFEDLYKIRDVNVFIESAPIQVRELLNDLVSIIKGLPDLDEEVEEDEISS from the coding sequence ATGGTACAATCAACACAAGGTAGATACTTTGGCAATAAAATATTTGTGAAAGAAGGTAGGGATAAAGTGGCGTATAAAAAATCAGAAATAGTATATGTTAATTATGATCCAACGGTGGGAGATGAGTTTCCTGGCAATCACCTATCAATAATATTAAAAAAGAATTATGATGGGAATACATATAAAGTGGTACCAATTACATCAAGTAGTTCGGGAGTAGGCTCACATAAAGTCAAATTAGGACGCCTTATGGAATTACCTGAAAGGCTAAATCAAGATGTATCGTATTTATCATACGAACAAGTAAGGACCGTTGATGTAAAAAGAATAAGATCAATTATTGAAGGTAGATTTTTTTTAACTGAAAAAAATTTCCAAAAAGTTGCAATTTGGTGTATTGGAGAGTATGAACGAATTGTGCCATTAGACATTGCAGAAGTATACTATTTGCAGAGATATGAAAAAATTATATTCTCAAGAATACAAGCTAATGCTTTTAAAATGCTAAAAAATGGTGACGATTATCAAAGTTGTAGAGAGATGATATTTGAGGATCTATATAAGATTAGAGATGTAAATGTATTTATCGAATCGGCGCCTATTCAGGTTAGGGAGTTACTAAATGACTTAGTTAGTATTATTAAAGGATTACCTGATTTAGACGAAGAAGTAGAAGAAGATGAAATTAGTAGTTAA